One window from the genome of Candidatus Limnocylindrales bacterium encodes:
- a CDS encoding EVE domain-containing protein: MAHWLAKTEPSTYSWQQLVKEKRTRWDGVRNAQARNNLAAMKKGDDVLFYHSGDERAVVGIAKVATAAYADPTTDDERWVCVDLTPAKALASPVTLASIKATPSLKNMALVRQGRLSVTPVTPEEFRAVVALAKPAARKHA; encoded by the coding sequence ATGGCTCACTGGCTCGCGAAGACCGAACCGTCCACGTACTCGTGGCAACAGCTCGTCAAAGAAAAGCGCACTCGCTGGGACGGCGTCCGCAATGCGCAGGCGCGTAACAACCTCGCAGCGATGAAGAAAGGCGACGACGTGCTGTTCTACCACAGCGGCGACGAGCGCGCGGTCGTCGGCATCGCCAAAGTCGCAACGGCCGCGTACGCCGATCCGACCACCGACGACGAGCGCTGGGTCTGCGTCGACCTCACGCCGGCGAAAGCCCTCGCCTCGCCCGTGACGCTGGCATCGATCAAGGCAACGCCCTCTCTCAAGAACATGGCGCTGGTTCGCCAGGGGCGACTGTCGGTCACGCCGGTTACGCCCGAGGAGTTTCGCGCGGTCGTCGCGCTCGCGAAGCCAGCGGCGCGAAAACATGCCTGA
- a CDS encoding SDR family oxidoreductase has translation MPGFKGKVAFISGGATGIGLACARAVLDGAGRVMLAARRRDVLENAVSTLGYGADFVECDVTQDASVDAAIARTVERFGSLNLAVNAAGMGMAGPVTATATDAFAMTIDTNLTGVMRCIRAEANVMKKAGGGSIVNISSIAGVLTHRWMSAYCVSKAGVNMLTRCAADELGEHGIRVNAVMPGLVDTELAVTLTSSEAATDEYKRRMPISRIGIPADVGAIVGFLLSDEAGWITGQCIGVDGGHTLRQGPELVDLFRPLMPDVD, from the coding sequence ATGCCGGGTTTCAAGGGGAAGGTCGCATTCATCTCGGGCGGTGCGACCGGCATCGGTCTGGCCTGTGCCCGCGCCGTCCTGGATGGCGCCGGACGCGTGATGCTCGCTGCCCGCCGTCGTGACGTCCTCGAAAACGCGGTTTCCACCCTCGGATATGGCGCGGACTTCGTCGAGTGCGACGTGACGCAGGATGCGTCCGTCGATGCTGCGATCGCCAGGACCGTCGAGCGGTTCGGTTCACTCAACCTGGCCGTCAACGCGGCAGGAATGGGAATGGCCGGTCCGGTGACGGCGACCGCAACGGACGCATTCGCGATGACCATCGATACCAACCTTACCGGCGTCATGCGCTGCATCCGTGCCGAAGCCAACGTCATGAAGAAGGCGGGCGGCGGCAGCATCGTCAACATCAGCTCGATTGCCGGCGTGCTGACGCACCGCTGGATGTCGGCGTACTGCGTATCGAAGGCCGGCGTCAACATGCTCACGCGCTGCGCCGCCGACGAGCTCGGCGAGCACGGTATCCGCGTGAACGCCGTCATGCCGGGCCTCGTCGATACCGAGCTCGCCGTGACACTGACGTCGAGCGAGGCCGCTACCGACGAATACAAGCGCCGCATGCCGATCTCGCGCATCGGGATTCCCGCCGACGTCGGCGCGATCGTCGGGTTTCTTCTGAGCGACGAAGCCGGCTGGATCACCGGCCAGTGCATCGGCGTCGACGGCGGACACACGCTGCGGCAAGGGCCCGAGCTCGTCGACCTGTTCCGGCCGCTGATGCCGGACGTCGACTGA
- a CDS encoding Rieske 2Fe-2S domain-containing protein, whose amino-acid sequence MQRIPLPPYPNGWWAVSHSDELAVGDVKTVHILGREMVVFRGSGGQAFAVDPYCAHLGAHLGVGGRVEGDTIRCPFHGWCYDGATGKCTSIPYTDKLPPKAAVGSWPVWENNGFVFVWHHAEGNEPDWTPDVVEELADPGYYLWGKKEWRIASHPQEIMENGVDIQHFFTLHGWKAKSIDWQPAGHRYTLRIDVDSGAEEQSATAANATDVDSFNSGPSFTCTRVRGPMTGIAINVLVPVAPEQLLIQHRYYGHRNTDPAIVDAFFTNYIRDYELDIPIWNAKLYRPIPVIAENDGPYVRYRRWYAQFYSKAPQETVAA is encoded by the coding sequence ATGCAAAGAATCCCTCTTCCCCCGTATCCGAACGGATGGTGGGCCGTCAGCCACTCCGACGAGCTCGCCGTCGGCGACGTCAAGACCGTTCACATCCTCGGTCGCGAGATGGTCGTCTTCCGCGGCTCGGGCGGCCAGGCTTTCGCGGTCGATCCGTACTGCGCGCATCTCGGCGCACATCTCGGTGTCGGAGGCCGCGTCGAAGGCGACACGATCCGATGTCCGTTCCACGGCTGGTGCTACGACGGCGCGACCGGCAAGTGCACGTCCATTCCGTACACCGACAAGCTGCCGCCGAAGGCCGCGGTCGGCTCATGGCCGGTCTGGGAGAACAACGGATTCGTCTTCGTCTGGCATCATGCCGAAGGCAATGAGCCCGACTGGACGCCGGACGTCGTCGAGGAGCTTGCCGACCCAGGCTACTACCTGTGGGGAAAGAAAGAGTGGCGCATCGCCTCGCACCCGCAGGAGATCATGGAGAACGGCGTCGACATCCAGCATTTCTTCACGCTGCACGGCTGGAAGGCGAAATCGATCGACTGGCAGCCCGCCGGTCACCGCTACACGCTTCGCATCGACGTCGACTCCGGCGCCGAAGAGCAGTCGGCGACCGCGGCGAATGCGACCGACGTCGATTCGTTCAATTCCGGTCCGTCGTTCACGTGCACGCGCGTGCGCGGTCCGATGACCGGAATCGCAATCAACGTGCTCGTGCCGGTCGCACCCGAGCAACTGCTCATCCAGCACCGCTACTACGGTCACCGGAACACCGATCCCGCGATCGTCGACGCTTTCTTCACGAACTACATCCGCGACTACGAGCTCGACATCCCGATCTGGAACGCGAAGCTGTACCGGCCGATCCCGGTGATCGCCGAGAACGACGGACCGTACGTGCGCTACCGGCGCTGGTACGCGCAGTTCTACTCGAAAGCCCCGCAGGAAACGGTAGCGGCCTGA
- a CDS encoding SDR family oxidoreductase, with protein MSKEGVGQTALVTGASFGIGVDLAECFAADGYNLVLAARTEPALREVADRLAKTHGITATAIAVDLGAIGGGKRLADEIASRGIDIDVLVNNAGYGTAGAFNGSDADNQLGMIDLNDRALVELTHIYWPRMLSKNRGGVLNVASTAAFQPGPLMAIYYASKAFVLSFSEALWEEARCTNLRVSCLCPGPTVSKFRERAGTGKTRLSQAGGTPMPSMDVARLGYEAWKRNKRVEVTGLRNRVLASLVPFMPRTTLLGLVRNLQSPI; from the coding sequence ATGTCGAAAGAAGGCGTTGGACAGACGGCCCTGGTTACCGGTGCATCGTTCGGCATCGGCGTCGACCTTGCAGAGTGCTTCGCAGCCGACGGATACAATCTGGTGCTTGCTGCACGCACCGAGCCGGCGCTGCGCGAAGTCGCGGATCGACTGGCAAAGACGCACGGTATCACTGCGACGGCGATTGCCGTCGATCTCGGTGCGATCGGCGGCGGCAAGCGGCTCGCTGATGAAATCGCGTCACGCGGGATCGACATCGACGTGCTCGTCAACAACGCGGGCTACGGCACGGCGGGCGCATTCAACGGCTCGGACGCGGACAACCAGCTCGGCATGATCGACCTCAACGATCGTGCGCTCGTCGAGCTCACGCACATCTACTGGCCGCGCATGCTGTCGAAGAATCGCGGCGGCGTGCTCAACGTGGCGTCGACCGCCGCATTTCAGCCCGGTCCGCTGATGGCGATCTATTACGCGTCGAAGGCGTTCGTGCTGTCGTTCTCCGAGGCGCTCTGGGAAGAGGCGCGCTGCACCAACCTGCGCGTGAGCTGTCTTTGCCCGGGGCCGACCGTCAGCAAGTTCCGCGAGCGCGCCGGTACCGGAAAAACCAGGCTCAGCCAGGCCGGCGGTACGCCGATGCCGTCGATGGACGTCGCGCGCCTGGGCTACGAAGCGTGGAAGCGAAACAAGCGCGTCGAGGTGACGGGCCTGCGCAACCGCGTGCTCGCGAGCCTCGTGCCGTTCATGCCGCGGACGACGCTGCTCGGGCTCGTGCGCAATCTCCAGTCTCCGATCTAG
- a CDS encoding CoA-binding protein, whose protein sequence is MSILITKDTTFIVQGITGREAINMTKDCLDYGSKVVGGVTPGRAGRDIYGVPVYDTVREITKKQHVDGSIVVVPPAYTRDAVLEALENGIKIIVIVTERIPRMHVAQMVEMAKQKGARIIGPNCLGVLSPDEAKMGGLGGRAEDARKAFTKGNIGVMSRSGGMTTEICNTLTAAGLGQSTAVSIGGDAIIGSSYAELMPLFEADPETKAIAIYSEPGGRMEAELARHVTETKSRLPIVAFMAGRFMDEMPGMRFGHAGTIVEGKADTTADKIARMQAAGISVAERIEDIPELVRQRLSSVN, encoded by the coding sequence ATGTCGATCCTGATTACCAAAGACACCACCTTCATCGTTCAGGGCATTACCGGCCGCGAGGCCATCAACATGACCAAGGACTGCCTCGACTACGGGTCGAAGGTGGTCGGCGGCGTCACGCCGGGCCGCGCGGGTCGCGACATCTACGGCGTCCCCGTCTACGACACCGTCCGTGAGATCACCAAAAAGCAGCACGTCGACGGCTCGATCGTCGTGGTGCCGCCGGCGTACACGCGCGATGCGGTGCTCGAGGCCCTCGAGAACGGCATCAAGATCATCGTGATCGTCACCGAGCGCATTCCGCGCATGCACGTCGCTCAGATGGTGGAGATGGCCAAGCAGAAGGGCGCGCGCATCATCGGACCGAACTGCCTCGGCGTGCTCTCGCCCGACGAAGCGAAGATGGGCGGCCTCGGCGGCCGCGCGGAAGACGCGCGCAAGGCCTTCACCAAGGGCAACATCGGCGTGATGTCGCGTTCCGGCGGCATGACCACCGAGATCTGCAATACGCTCACCGCTGCGGGGCTCGGCCAGTCGACGGCCGTCTCGATCGGCGGCGACGCGATCATCGGCTCCAGCTACGCCGAGCTGATGCCGCTCTTCGAAGCCGATCCGGAAACGAAGGCCATCGCGATCTACAGCGAGCCGGGCGGCCGCATGGAAGCCGAGCTTGCGCGCCACGTGACCGAGACGAAGTCGCGGCTTCCGATCGTCGCGTTCATGGCGGGTCGCTTCATGGACGAGATGCCGGGAATGCGCTTCGGCCACGCCGGCACCATTGTCGAAGGCAAGGCGGACACGACCGCCGACAAGATCGCGCGCATGCAGGCAGCGGGAATCTCTGTCGCCGAGCGCATCGAGGATATTCCGGAGCTCGTAAGGCAAAGGCTCAGCTCCGTAAACTAA
- a CDS encoding ATP-grasp domain-containing protein: MRFYEFESKRLFGKLGVPLPKGSKVATTAADAKAIADEIGGPVVLKSQVLSGGRMKAGGVLFADNGDQAAAAAEKIFPLKINGHTARGVLVEQRAPVKQEYYIGVTWDGINKLPIMIFSDMGGIDIEEVAEKHPEHIGKRNFSTIEPFSDYMAKELISSVGVTGGDLNRLTQIAAALARVFINHDLTLAEINPLAKLDDGRFVCLDGHIDMEDEALDMQKAILKEIGIDPLEKRQARPATQFEIDGAAVDAADHRGVAGNVVEFDGTLGLIIGAGGGSLTLFDAVRKHGGKPANYCEIGGNPSVSKTCELTKLILRKPGVSKIAVMMNVVSNTRVDIVARGVIKGVVESGFKPSEKIAIFRIPGSWEGDGFQILEHYGVPYADRKVSMYEAAGRAVANMEGK, from the coding sequence ATGCGTTTCTACGAATTCGAGTCCAAGCGTCTGTTCGGAAAGCTCGGCGTCCCGCTCCCGAAGGGATCGAAGGTCGCGACGACCGCGGCCGACGCGAAAGCCATCGCCGACGAGATCGGCGGTCCGGTCGTGCTCAAGTCCCAGGTCCTGTCGGGTGGGCGCATGAAGGCCGGCGGCGTTCTTTTCGCCGACAATGGCGACCAGGCGGCCGCAGCGGCGGAGAAGATCTTTCCGCTCAAGATCAACGGCCACACGGCGCGCGGCGTGCTCGTCGAGCAGCGCGCGCCGGTCAAGCAGGAATACTACATCGGCGTCACGTGGGACGGCATCAACAAGCTGCCGATCATGATCTTCAGCGACATGGGCGGCATCGACATCGAAGAGGTCGCCGAAAAGCACCCCGAGCATATCGGCAAGCGCAACTTCTCCACCATCGAGCCGTTCTCGGACTACATGGCCAAGGAGCTGATTTCTTCCGTCGGCGTCACCGGCGGCGATCTCAACCGCCTCACGCAGATTGCTGCGGCGCTCGCACGCGTCTTCATCAACCACGACCTCACGCTCGCCGAGATCAACCCGCTCGCCAAGCTCGATGACGGCCGCTTCGTCTGCCTCGACGGCCACATCGACATGGAGGACGAGGCGCTCGACATGCAGAAGGCGATTCTCAAGGAGATCGGCATCGATCCCCTCGAGAAACGCCAGGCACGTCCGGCGACGCAGTTCGAGATCGACGGGGCGGCGGTCGATGCAGCCGATCACCGAGGTGTTGCGGGCAACGTCGTCGAGTTCGACGGCACGCTCGGACTCATCATCGGCGCCGGCGGCGGCTCGCTCACGCTGTTCGATGCGGTCCGCAAGCACGGCGGAAAGCCGGCCAACTACTGCGAGATCGGCGGCAACCCGAGCGTGTCGAAGACCTGCGAGCTGACCAAGCTCATCCTTCGCAAGCCCGGCGTATCGAAGATCGCGGTCATGATGAACGTGGTTTCCAATACGCGCGTCGACATCGTCGCGCGCGGCGTGATCAAGGGCGTCGTCGAATCGGGATTCAAGCCGTCGGAGAAGATCGCGATCTTCCGCATTCCCGGATCCTGGGAGGGCGACGGGTTCCAGATCCTCGAGCATTACGGCGTTCCGTACGCCGATCGCAAGGTGTCGATGTACGAAGCCGCCGGCCGCGCAGTCGCGAACATGGAAGGGAAGTGA
- a CDS encoding CoA ester lyase codes for MRSAKAYFRPLAIGAPEPVREISVRPSRMIHFFDPSNPKMASKVPDIARQVDVLLGNLEDAIQSTNKVAARRGLIEIAKATDFGDTQLWTRVNSLDSPWVLDDIVELVTEIGDKLDVMMIPKVEGAWDIHYVDQLLAQLEARAHIKRPILVHAILETSTGVSNVEEICAASPRMQGLSLGPADLAASRRMKTTRVGGGHPGYLVRTDPDPSNPDAPRPTAQQDLWHYTMARMVDACTANGILPYYGPFGDIHDVVACEDQFRNAFLMGCVGAWSLHPVQIGIAKRVFSPPVDEVLWAKRVITELGDGSGAVMLDGKMQDDATYKQCKVMVELARMLASRDADLKAAYGF; via the coding sequence ATGCGAAGCGCCAAAGCCTACTTCCGTCCGCTGGCCATCGGTGCGCCCGAGCCGGTGCGGGAGATCTCCGTACGTCCTTCGCGCATGATCCATTTCTTCGATCCGAGCAATCCGAAGATGGCGTCGAAGGTGCCGGACATCGCGCGCCAGGTGGACGTGCTGCTCGGCAACCTCGAGGACGCAATCCAGTCCACGAACAAGGTCGCGGCGCGCCGCGGCCTGATCGAGATCGCGAAGGCCACAGACTTCGGAGACACGCAGCTCTGGACACGCGTCAACAGCCTTGATTCGCCGTGGGTGCTCGACGACATCGTCGAGCTCGTCACCGAAATCGGCGACAAGCTCGACGTCATGATGATTCCCAAGGTCGAAGGGGCCTGGGACATCCACTACGTGGACCAGCTCCTCGCGCAGCTCGAGGCCCGCGCTCACATCAAGCGGCCCATCCTTGTCCATGCGATCCTCGAGACGTCGACGGGCGTGTCGAACGTCGAGGAGATCTGTGCGGCAAGCCCGCGCATGCAGGGCCTGTCGCTCGGCCCGGCCGACCTCGCGGCCTCGCGCCGCATGAAGACGACGCGTGTCGGCGGCGGGCACCCGGGCTACCTCGTGCGCACCGATCCCGATCCATCCAATCCCGATGCGCCGCGGCCTACCGCGCAGCAGGACCTCTGGCATTACACGATGGCGCGCATGGTCGATGCGTGCACGGCCAACGGCATCCTTCCTTATTACGGGCCCTTCGGGGACATCCACGATGTGGTCGCGTGCGAGGATCAGTTCCGCAACGCCTTCCTCATGGGCTGCGTGGGCGCCTGGTCACTCCACCCCGTGCAGATCGGCATCGCCAAGCGAGTGTTCAGCCCGCCAGTGGACGAGGTGCTGTGGGCGAAGCGGGTAATCACCGAGCTCGGCGACGGAAGCGGCGCCGTGATGCTCGACGGAAAAATGCAGGACGACGCGACCTACAAGCAGTGCAAGGTCATGGTCGAGCTTGCCCGCATGCTCGCTTCGCGTGATGCGGATCTCAAGGCAGCGTACGGATTCTGA